In Phycisphaerae bacterium, the genomic window TCTAAGGTTCCGGGCAGAGTTGAGTCTTTGAGCGTTATTTCGAATGAAGGTGCTCAGGTTAACCTTGAAGAAGGGGTGGAGGTGCAAAAGGGCCAGCAGCTTGCTTCCATTGACCACGATGTTTATTTAGTGGAAGTCGCCGCCGCTGGGGCCAACCTGAAAGCTGCAGAGGTTGAAATTGCCGACGCCGAGCGTGAAAAGAAACGTATGGTCGCCCTCTACGAGGGCGGTTCTGCCACTGAGCAAAGTAAGGACAAGGCCGAAACCTCTGCCGCGATGGCAGCCGCAAGATTAAGCTCGGCCAGGGCCAATCTTGAGCTTGCAGAAATAAACCTGCGGGAATCGGCGATAACCTCGCCTATCGACGGAATAGTTACCGCCAAATACATTGACGTCGGTAATTTAATCAAAGCCGGCGACCGCATTGTTACCGTAGCTGATATGAAAACAGTAAAACTTATTGTCGCTGCTGCCGAAAGATACGGTGAGCAAGTCCTTGTCGGCATGCCCGTGAGAATAAAAGTTGACGCGCTGCCCGAAAAAGTATTTACGGCTAAGGTGTATTCAGTTTATCCGGTTCTTGATGAACAGACGCACACTATGCAGATTGAAATACGTATGGACAACGGTGAATTGCTGTTAAAACCCGGTATGTTTGCAAGAGTTATTTTAATTACAGAGCGCAAAGACGATGTGGTTGTTATTTCAAGGGATGTTGTTCTCGGCGGCAGGATAGATGAACCTTATGTATACGTTGTGGAGGACGGTACGGCACACAAGCGTTTTGTCAAGATTGGAATAAAGCAGGCGGATAGCTGCGAAATAACCGATGGATTAAAGACCTCCGAGATGCTTGTGGTTAATGGTATGAATTACCTGACGGATGGAATGAAGGTCGAAGTTGTGCGATTGGAAGAAATTGGTGTAGATAAAAAGTAAAAGGGTAACCGGTAGTATGAAACTTGCTCAATTATC contains:
- a CDS encoding efflux RND transporter periplasmic adaptor subunit, yielding MKIDKKVTYRIAAFLLVLFILWFAFMRKAPEKPEKKTVPVEIETVSTGSIEETMELTGWIKANQLVDIASKVPGRVESLSVISNEGAQVNLEEGVEVQKGQQLASIDHDVYLVEVAAAGANLKAAEVEIADAEREKKRMVALYEGGSATEQSKDKAETSAAMAAARLSSARANLELAEINLRESAITSPIDGIVTAKYIDVGNLIKAGDRIVTVADMKTVKLIVAAAERYGEQVLVGMPVRIKVDALPEKVFTAKVYSVYPVLDEQTHTMQIEIRMDNGELLLKPGMFARVILITERKDDVVVISRDVVLGGRIDEPYVYVVEDGTAHKRFVKIGIKQADSCEITDGLKTSEMLVVNGMNYLTDGMKVEVVRLEEIGVDKK